In Phenylobacterium koreense, one DNA window encodes the following:
- a CDS encoding MDR family MFS transporter produces MTGAGNGKGDAANRVPITIAVMLATIMNSLDTTIANVALPHIQGSVSASADQITWVLTSYIVAATIMTPLTGFLADRLGRKTVFLISIAGFTVASMLCGIATSLVEIVLFRLLQGLFGAALIPLSQAVLLDINPPERHGQAMAVWGAGAVLGPILGPALGGWLTDNLDWRWVFFINLPVGLLAFAGVFLFLSEKKGDEKRPFDILGFASLALAIGAFQLLLDRGPSQDWFGSAEIWTYLVVTIIALWIFGVQLATAAKPFVARALLADANFITCCIFGFFIGILLYSTLALLPPMMQTLLGYPVAFTGLVSMPRGIGSFVAMFAVGQLIGRVNIKLILLAGLTISAVSLWQMTHFTLDMDTHLIIVSGFLSGVGTGLVFVPLSTIAFATVQAQYRAEGAGLFTLIRNIGSAAGISIMQAKYVSGIETHRTVMVEHARPDNPLFQAYEPLLFHTQSAMAGFSGMINRQASMLSYIDDFRLMLGITILCAPLILLMRTPKTKAEDNVHVAVD; encoded by the coding sequence ATGACCGGAGCCGGCAACGGCAAGGGCGACGCCGCCAACCGGGTTCCCATTACGATCGCCGTCATGCTGGCGACGATCATGAACTCGCTGGACACGACGATCGCCAACGTCGCGCTGCCGCATATCCAGGGCAGCGTCTCGGCGTCGGCTGACCAGATCACCTGGGTGCTGACCTCATACATCGTCGCGGCGACGATCATGACTCCGCTGACCGGCTTCCTGGCCGATCGGTTGGGCCGCAAGACGGTGTTCCTGATCTCCATCGCCGGGTTCACCGTCGCCTCGATGCTGTGCGGCATCGCCACGAGCCTGGTGGAGATCGTCCTCTTCCGCCTGCTGCAGGGCCTGTTCGGCGCGGCGCTGATCCCGCTGTCCCAGGCGGTGCTGCTGGACATCAACCCACCCGAGCGCCACGGCCAGGCCATGGCGGTGTGGGGCGCCGGCGCGGTGCTCGGCCCGATCCTCGGCCCGGCTCTGGGCGGCTGGCTGACCGACAACCTCGACTGGCGCTGGGTGTTCTTCATCAACCTGCCGGTCGGCCTCCTGGCCTTCGCCGGCGTCTTCCTGTTTCTCTCGGAGAAGAAGGGCGACGAAAAGCGGCCCTTCGACATCCTGGGCTTTGCGAGCCTGGCGCTCGCCATCGGCGCCTTCCAGCTCCTGCTCGACCGCGGCCCCAGCCAGGACTGGTTCGGCTCGGCCGAGATCTGGACCTATCTGGTGGTGACGATCATCGCGCTCTGGATCTTCGGGGTGCAGCTCGCGACGGCGGCCAAGCCCTTCGTGGCGCGCGCCCTGCTGGCGGACGCCAACTTCATCACCTGCTGCATATTCGGCTTCTTCATCGGCATCCTGCTCTATTCGACGCTCGCCCTGCTGCCGCCGATGATGCAGACCCTGCTGGGCTATCCGGTGGCCTTCACCGGCCTGGTCAGCATGCCGCGCGGGATCGGGTCCTTTGTCGCCATGTTCGCGGTGGGCCAGCTCATCGGCCGGGTGAACATCAAGCTCATCCTGCTGGCGGGCCTGACGATCAGCGCCGTGTCCCTGTGGCAGATGACCCACTTCACACTCGACATGGACACCCACCTGATCATCGTCTCGGGCTTCCTGTCGGGCGTCGGGACGGGCCTCGTCTTCGTGCCGCTGTCGACCATCGCCTTCGCGACCGTCCAGGCCCAGTACCGGGCCGAGGGCGCCGGTCTCTTCACCCTGATCCGCAACATCGGCTCGGCCGCCGGCATCTCGATCATGCAGGCCAAGTACGTCAGCGGGATCGAGACCCATCGCACCGTGATGGTGGAGCACGCCCGGCCGGACAATCCCCTGTTCCAGGCCTACGAGCCGCTGCTCTTCCACACCCAGAGCGCCATGGCCGGCTTCAGCGGGATGATCAACCGCCAGGCCTCCATGCTCTCCTACATCGACGATTTCAGGCTGATGCTGGGGATCACCATCCTCTGCGCGCCCCTCATCCTTCTCATGCGCACCCCAAAGACCAAGGCGGAAGATAACGTCCATGTCGCCGTCGACTAA
- a CDS encoding peroxiredoxin, producing MPRINEPAPAFKARTTHGERSLDDYRGKWLVLFSHPADFTPVCTTEFMGFAKAADRFQALNCELLGLSIDSVHSHIAWMRSIEEKFGVEIPFPIIDDLSMNVAKAFGMIHPGASDTSAVRATFLIDPDGIVRAMVYYPMSNGRSVEEFIRLLTALQTSDANKVATPENWRPGEPVIVPPPATAEAAKARANEGYDYTDWYFSKKTL from the coding sequence ATGCCGCGCATCAACGAGCCGGCGCCGGCCTTCAAGGCGAGGACCACCCACGGCGAGCGCTCGCTCGACGACTACCGGGGCAAGTGGCTGGTCCTCTTCTCCCACCCCGCGGACTTCACTCCGGTCTGCACGACCGAGTTCATGGGCTTCGCGAAAGCGGCCGACCGCTTCCAGGCGCTCAATTGCGAGCTGCTGGGCCTCTCCATCGACTCCGTGCATTCGCACATCGCCTGGATGCGCAGCATCGAGGAGAAGTTCGGGGTCGAGATCCCGTTCCCAATCATCGACGACCTGTCGATGAACGTCGCCAAGGCGTTCGGGATGATCCACCCCGGCGCGTCCGACACCTCGGCCGTGCGGGCGACCTTCCTGATCGATCCGGACGGGATCGTCCGGGCGATGGTCTACTACCCGATGTCGAACGGCCGCTCGGTCGAAGAATTCATCCGCCTGCTCACCGCGCTCCAGACGTCCGATGCGAACAAGGTGGCGACGCCGGAGAACTGGCGGCCCGGCGAGCCGGTGATCGTGCCGCCGCCCGCCACCGCAGAGGCGGCCAAGGCCCGCGCCAACGAGGGCTACGACTACACCGACTGGTACTTCAGCAAGAAGACGCTCTGA
- a CDS encoding HlyD family secretion protein, whose product MSDAEGYQAIAEVEQDAASHRPPEPSLGQRLRWPLMIGGPLLIIAVVGYFVLTSGRFQTTDNAYVQTARAGISPSIDGRVIEVDVKENQQVRRGQLLFKLDPADYQVAVAQAEAALAAAQYEVSGSRAVYEQRQADLAAAQETVSYTEREAARQKALAAAGVSTQAQADEAAHAAEQARRQIPVVRQQMASALADIGGRATLPVDQHPKVLQAKAALDQAKLNLSYTVVTAPADGVVTKVEQIQVGNRVNASQTLFWLISGTPWIEANFKEDQLAHMRVGQAATVKIDAYDHELKAHVASFSPGTGSSFALLPPENATGNWVKVVQRLPVRLALDEAAPDLSGGLSAKVKVDVRSALRTAAAAR is encoded by the coding sequence GTGAGCGACGCGGAAGGCTATCAGGCGATCGCCGAAGTGGAGCAGGACGCGGCGAGCCATCGGCCGCCGGAACCTTCCCTCGGGCAAAGGCTGCGTTGGCCGTTGATGATCGGCGGCCCGCTGCTGATCATCGCGGTGGTTGGCTATTTCGTGCTGACAAGCGGCCGGTTCCAGACAACCGACAACGCCTATGTCCAGACCGCCCGCGCAGGCATCAGCCCGAGCATCGACGGCCGGGTGATCGAGGTCGACGTCAAGGAGAACCAGCAGGTCCGCAGGGGCCAGTTGCTCTTCAAACTGGACCCCGCCGACTATCAGGTCGCGGTCGCCCAGGCCGAGGCCGCGCTGGCCGCCGCGCAGTATGAAGTCAGCGGTTCGCGCGCGGTCTACGAGCAACGCCAGGCCGACCTCGCGGCTGCGCAGGAGACGGTGAGCTACACCGAGCGCGAAGCCGCCCGCCAGAAGGCGCTGGCCGCCGCAGGCGTTTCGACCCAAGCCCAGGCAGACGAAGCCGCCCACGCGGCCGAGCAGGCCCGCCGGCAGATCCCGGTGGTCCGTCAGCAGATGGCCTCGGCCCTGGCCGACATCGGCGGCCGGGCGACCCTGCCCGTCGATCAGCATCCCAAGGTGCTGCAAGCCAAGGCGGCCCTCGACCAGGCCAAGCTCAATCTCTCCTACACGGTGGTGACCGCCCCGGCCGACGGCGTGGTGACCAAGGTCGAGCAGATCCAGGTGGGCAACCGCGTCAACGCCTCCCAGACGCTCTTCTGGCTGATCTCCGGCACGCCGTGGATCGAGGCCAACTTCAAGGAAGACCAGCTCGCTCACATGCGAGTCGGCCAGGCCGCCACGGTGAAGATCGACGCCTACGATCATGAGCTGAAGGCCCATGTGGCCAGCTTCAGCCCGGGCACCGGCTCCAGTTTCGCCCTGCTGCCGCCCGAGAACGCCACCGGCAACTGGGTGAAGGTGGTCCAGCGCCTGCCCGTCCGTCTGGCCCTCGATGAAGCTGCGCCCGACCTCAGCGGCGGCCTCAGCGCCAAGGTGAAGGTCGACGTCCGCTCGGCGCTGCGTACGGCGGCGGCCGCGCGATGA
- the hpf gene encoding ribosome hibernation-promoting factor, HPF/YfiA family: MQVRVTGKQVDVGAAFRERAADELSACVGKHFERGGRADVVLGREGHAFKVDCEVTLTSGQQLTSHGTGEDAHQALDAAVTRMEQQVRRLTERLKDHHPQALAKQREHAARFVAQPTD; encoded by the coding sequence ATGCAAGTTCGGGTCACTGGCAAACAGGTTGATGTCGGCGCCGCTTTCCGGGAAAGGGCCGCGGATGAACTGTCGGCCTGCGTCGGCAAGCATTTCGAGCGCGGCGGCCGCGCCGACGTGGTGCTGGGCCGGGAAGGCCACGCCTTCAAGGTCGACTGCGAGGTCACGCTGACCTCGGGCCAGCAACTGACCTCGCACGGGACCGGGGAGGACGCGCACCAGGCGCTGGACGCGGCGGTCACCAGGATGGAGCAGCAGGTCCGCCGCCTCACGGAGCGGCTGAAGGATCACCACCCGCAGGCGCTCGCCAAGCAGCGGGAGCATGCCGCCCGCTTCGTCGCGCAGCCCACGGATTAG
- a CDS encoding class I SAM-dependent methyltransferase, producing MWDQRYSGADYVFGVEPNRFLTSCGHLLEPGQTALAVADGEGRNSVWLASQGLSVTAFDASNAGLSKARQLAAEKRVAVDHRLSQIEDWEWRAECFDVVVAIFIQFAAPELRSVIFEGMKRTLKPGGLILMEGYRPEQIAYATGGPRQREQLYTRGLLEEAFADFEILQLAEHDSELHEGQGHSGMSALIDLVARKPPAPDA from the coding sequence ATGTGGGATCAAAGATACTCGGGGGCGGACTATGTGTTCGGCGTCGAACCCAACCGCTTCCTGACCTCCTGCGGTCATCTTCTTGAACCGGGGCAGACCGCGCTCGCCGTCGCCGACGGCGAGGGGCGAAACAGCGTGTGGCTCGCCTCGCAAGGCCTGAGCGTAACGGCCTTTGACGCCTCGAACGCCGGTCTGAGCAAGGCCCGCCAGCTTGCCGCCGAGAAGCGCGTGGCGGTCGACCATCGGCTGTCGCAGATCGAAGACTGGGAATGGCGGGCCGAATGCTTCGACGTCGTCGTGGCCATCTTCATCCAGTTCGCCGCCCCCGAACTCCGATCGGTGATTTTCGAGGGCATGAAGCGCACGCTGAAGCCCGGCGGCCTTATCCTGATGGAGGGCTACAGGCCCGAACAGATCGCCTACGCCACCGGCGGACCGAGGCAGCGCGAACAACTCTATACGCGAGGCCTGCTGGAAGAGGCCTTCGCTGATTTCGAGATTCTCCAACTTGCCGAGCACGACAGCGAACTGCACGAAGGCCAAGGCCATTCGGGCATGTCCGCCTTGATCGACCTCGTCGCCAGAAAGCCGCCCGCTCCGGACGCGTAA
- a CDS encoding MBL fold metallo-hydrolase, translating to MTDPHIGEAARIIAAASKARPAVIRSFFDEDTFTVTHVISDPATGKAAIIDSVLDFDPASGRTSYASADKVIAYVENEGLEVEWLLETHAHADHLSAAPYLQEKLGGRLAIGRHILTVQQVFGKIFNEGTRFPRDGSQFDRLFDDGDRFRVGSIEAIALHVPGHTPADMTYVIGAAAFIGDTLFMPDYGTARADFPGGDARTLYRSIRRLLSLPDRTSLHLCHDYKAPGRDTYAWETTVGEEREHNVHVHAGVSEDQFVAMRQARDATLGMPRLILPSIQVNMRGGRLPEPEDNGASYLKLPVNRL from the coding sequence ATGACCGACCCGCACATCGGTGAAGCCGCCCGGATCATCGCGGCCGCGAGCAAGGCGCGGCCCGCGGTCATCCGCAGCTTCTTCGACGAGGACACCTTCACCGTCACCCACGTCATCTCCGATCCGGCCACCGGCAAGGCCGCGATCATCGACAGCGTGCTCGACTTCGACCCGGCGTCGGGGCGCACCTCCTATGCGTCCGCCGACAAGGTGATCGCCTATGTCGAGAACGAGGGCCTGGAGGTCGAATGGCTGCTCGAAACCCACGCCCACGCCGACCACCTCTCCGCCGCGCCCTACCTCCAGGAAAAGCTGGGCGGCAGGCTCGCCATCGGCCGTCACATCCTCACCGTCCAGCAGGTCTTCGGAAAGATCTTCAACGAAGGCACGCGTTTCCCCCGCGACGGGTCGCAGTTCGACCGCCTGTTCGATGACGGCGACCGCTTCAGGGTCGGCTCGATCGAAGCGATCGCGCTGCACGTCCCCGGCCACACCCCGGCCGACATGACCTATGTGATCGGCGCCGCCGCGTTCATCGGCGACACGCTGTTCATGCCCGACTACGGGACCGCCCGCGCCGATTTCCCCGGCGGCGACGCACGCACGCTCTACCGCTCCATCCGGCGCCTGCTGTCGCTGCCGGACCGGACCAGCCTTCATCTCTGCCACGACTACAAGGCCCCGGGCCGCGACACCTACGCCTGGGAGACGACGGTCGGCGAGGAGCGCGAGCACAATGTCCATGTCCACGCCGGGGTGAGCGAGGACCAGTTCGTCGCCATGCGCCAGGCGCGCGATGCGACGCTCGGCATGCCACGGCTGATCCTGCCGTCCATTCAGGTCAACATGCGCGGCGGCCGCCTGCCGGAGCCGGAAGACAACGGCGCGAGCTACCTGAAGCTGCCGGTCAACAGGCTCTGA
- a CDS encoding sulfite exporter TauE/SafE family protein, with protein sequence MTLEPVQYLLGAGSGSLVGFTLGLVGGGGSILAVPLMVYLVGVASPHVAIGTSALAVAVNAGANLMPHARQGAVKWRCAGMFAAAGVAGAYAGSMLGKAFDGQKLLFLFALLMIAVGALMLKTRGDPGDPDAQCRRENAPKVLGYGAATGLFSGFFGIGGGFLIVPGLMASTGMPMRNAIGSSLVAVAAFGLTAALNYAVSGLVDWLLAAVFIGGGVVGGLVGAALSKRLSAHKGALNTIFALLIFAVAAYMLWRSAAAIWS encoded by the coding sequence ATGACGCTGGAGCCCGTCCAATATCTGCTCGGCGCGGGATCGGGTTCGCTCGTCGGCTTTACGCTGGGCCTGGTCGGCGGCGGCGGGTCGATCCTCGCCGTTCCCCTCATGGTGTATCTCGTGGGCGTCGCCTCGCCGCACGTCGCGATCGGCACCAGCGCGCTTGCGGTCGCCGTCAACGCCGGAGCCAACCTCATGCCGCATGCCCGCCAAGGCGCCGTCAAATGGCGTTGCGCAGGCATGTTCGCCGCCGCCGGCGTCGCGGGCGCCTATGCCGGATCGATGCTCGGCAAGGCGTTCGACGGCCAGAAGCTGCTGTTCCTCTTCGCGCTGCTGATGATCGCCGTCGGCGCGCTGATGCTGAAGACGCGCGGCGATCCGGGCGACCCCGACGCCCAGTGCCGCCGGGAGAACGCGCCGAAGGTGCTCGGCTATGGCGCCGCGACCGGGCTGTTCTCAGGCTTCTTCGGCATTGGCGGCGGCTTCCTGATCGTGCCCGGCCTCATGGCCTCGACCGGGATGCCGATGCGCAACGCCATCGGCTCGTCTCTGGTCGCCGTCGCCGCCTTCGGGCTCACGGCCGCGCTCAACTATGCGGTTTCAGGTCTGGTCGATTGGCTGCTCGCGGCCGTATTCATCGGCGGCGGGGTGGTCGGGGGCCTGGTCGGCGCAGCGCTCTCGAAGCGGCTGTCCGCCCACAAGGGCGCGCTCAACACCATCTTCGCCCTCCTGATCTTCGCGGTCGCCGCCTACATGCTGTGGCGCAGCGCAGCGGCGATCTGGAGCTGA
- a CDS encoding L-serine ammonia-lyase has translation MAYLSCMASAFDLFKLGVGPSSSHTMGPMTAAGRFVERLAGRGLLARTTRVEAKLYASLALTGRGHATDRAVMLGLAGFAPATIDPDAAEAALEEIRATGRLPLGRVGPTIGFDEARDILWAGRERLPQHPNALALRAYDGEALLAEDVYFSVGGGFVLDAAEMAAGATVAQAAVEPYPFASGAELLAQADAAGLSIAELMFANETATRTAEEVNQGLDDVFAAMEACIDRGLRQEGCLPGGLKVRRRARQIHNELMAKVERNISDPLAALDWVNLWALAVNEENAAGGRVVTAPTNGAAGLLPAVLRYYDRFHRGGPEGRRTFLLTAAAIGALYKRNASISGAEVGCQGEVGVACSMAAAGLTAALGGANAQIENAAEIAMEHNLGLTCDPIGGLVQIPCIERNAMGAVKAIDASRLALLGDGQHTVSLDKVIATMKRTGEDMSEIYKETSLGGLAVNVVEC, from the coding sequence ATGGCCTACCTAAGCTGCATGGCGAGCGCCTTTGATCTGTTCAAGCTGGGAGTGGGCCCCTCGAGCTCGCACACCATGGGGCCGATGACGGCGGCAGGCCGCTTCGTCGAACGGCTGGCGGGCCGGGGCCTGCTGGCGCGCACGACGCGGGTGGAGGCGAAGCTTTACGCCTCCCTGGCCCTCACTGGCCGCGGGCACGCCACCGACCGCGCGGTCATGCTGGGCCTGGCCGGGTTCGCACCGGCCACCATCGATCCGGACGCCGCCGAGGCGGCGCTGGAGGAGATCAGGGCCACGGGGCGGCTTCCCCTCGGCCGCGTCGGCCCTACCATCGGCTTCGACGAGGCGCGCGACATCCTGTGGGCGGGGCGCGAGCGCCTGCCGCAGCATCCCAACGCCCTGGCCCTGCGCGCCTATGACGGCGAGGCGCTGCTGGCCGAAGACGTCTATTTCTCCGTAGGCGGAGGTTTCGTGCTGGACGCCGCCGAGATGGCGGCGGGCGCGACGGTGGCGCAGGCGGCCGTCGAACCCTATCCCTTCGCCTCCGGCGCCGAACTGTTGGCTCAGGCGGACGCCGCCGGGCTCTCCATCGCCGAACTGATGTTCGCCAACGAAACGGCGACGCGCACGGCCGAGGAGGTCAACCAGGGCCTCGACGATGTCTTCGCGGCCATGGAGGCGTGCATCGACCGCGGCCTGCGGCAGGAGGGCTGTCTGCCGGGCGGGCTGAAGGTCCGCCGCCGCGCGCGCCAGATCCACAACGAACTGATGGCCAAGGTGGAGCGCAACATCTCCGACCCCCTGGCGGCGCTCGACTGGGTGAACCTCTGGGCGCTTGCGGTGAACGAGGAGAACGCCGCCGGCGGCCGGGTCGTCACCGCCCCCACCAATGGCGCGGCCGGGCTGCTGCCGGCGGTGCTCAGATATTACGACCGCTTCCACCGCGGCGGGCCGGAGGGAAGGCGAACCTTCCTGCTGACCGCCGCGGCCATCGGCGCGCTCTACAAGCGCAACGCCTCGATCTCGGGCGCGGAGGTCGGTTGCCAGGGCGAGGTGGGCGTCGCCTGTTCGATGGCGGCGGCCGGTCTGACCGCGGCCCTGGGGGGCGCCAACGCCCAGATCGAGAACGCCGCCGAGATCGCCATGGAGCACAATCTTGGCCTGACCTGCGATCCCATCGGCGGGCTGGTCCAGATCCCCTGCATCGAGCGCAACGCCATGGGTGCTGTGAAGGCCATCGACGCCTCGCGGCTGGCGCTGCTGGGCGATGGACAGCACACCGTCTCGCTGGACAAGGTCATCGCCACCATGAAGCGCACCGGCGAGGACATGAGCGAAATCTACAAGGAAACCTCGCTGGGCGGCCTGGCCGTAAACGTCGTGGAGTGCTGA
- a CDS encoding GNAT family N-acetyltransferase produces the protein MDTALTIRLALEADIPTLRQVMERAIDQLLPAFLPAPQVAASREVMGLDSQLIADRTYYVVQAGEAIAGCGGWSRRATLFGGDHSAGRDAALLDPATEAARVRAMYTDPAFTRRGVGRMILATCEAAAAAEGFDRCEMAATMAGEPLYAACGYRRIEPFEAETSAGVRVPLVRMGKSIARPA, from the coding sequence ATGGATACGGCCCTGACCATCCGCCTGGCCCTGGAGGCCGACATCCCGACGCTGCGCCAGGTGATGGAACGGGCGATCGACCAGTTGCTGCCGGCCTTCCTGCCGGCGCCGCAGGTGGCGGCCTCGCGCGAGGTGATGGGGCTGGACAGCCAACTCATCGCCGACCGCACCTATTATGTGGTCCAGGCGGGCGAGGCGATCGCCGGCTGCGGCGGCTGGAGCCGGCGCGCCACCCTGTTCGGGGGCGACCACTCGGCCGGCCGCGACGCGGCCCTGCTCGATCCGGCGACGGAAGCGGCCCGGGTGCGCGCCATGTACACCGACCCGGCCTTCACCCGCCGCGGCGTCGGCCGGATGATCCTGGCGACCTGCGAGGCCGCGGCCGCAGCCGAGGGATTCGACCGCTGCGAGATGGCCGCGACCATGGCCGGCGAGCCGCTCTACGCCGCCTGCGGCTACCGGCGCATCGAGCCCTTCGAAGCCGAAACGTCCGCCGGCGTGCGCGTGCCGCTGGTGCGGATGGGCAAGTCGATCGCGCGCCCGGCCTGA
- a CDS encoding efflux transporter outer membrane subunit encodes MSPSTNARRPAALLASISLAALLSACATVGPDFEQPAAPATGAYAMAGDAAPVEARLDAAGAASGPWWTALGSPTLDAVVRQALADSPTLAEADATLRQARSALALARGEAGPQADLNGGFNRQRANLQAFGFTGFGDVQLSNPTFSLYSVGGGISYDLDIFGGERRKLEGAAARLEAQARRTDAAYLSLTANVALQAVTIATLQAQIDAVEGMIADDEANVELVRKANALGGSTRTAKVAAETQLEADRALLPPLRGELSAARHALAVLVGKAPADWAAPEFKLAEMGLSSEIPVTLPSELVRKRPDILAAESDLHAATADIGVATADLYPKIGLSASIAQGSLKPDDLFSYDATGWNIGAGLTAPLFNGGALKARRQQAREAAAIASARYQQTVLTAFGQVADAMSALAADDEAITAQQRVSEQAEEHLRLAKLAFQNGGGGFLEVLDAQRSSHNAQSALARAEGQRLADAVRLFAATGADWRQASASAD; translated from the coding sequence ATGTCGCCGTCGACTAACGCCCGCCGCCCTGCGGCCCTCCTGGCCAGCATTAGCCTGGCCGCCCTGCTGTCGGCCTGCGCCACGGTGGGGCCTGATTTCGAACAGCCGGCCGCGCCTGCGACCGGCGCCTACGCCATGGCCGGCGACGCCGCGCCCGTGGAAGCTCGCCTGGACGCCGCGGGCGCGGCGAGCGGGCCCTGGTGGACGGCCCTCGGCTCCCCGACCCTCGATGCGGTCGTCCGCCAGGCCCTGGCCGACAGTCCGACCCTGGCCGAGGCCGACGCCACCCTGCGGCAGGCCCGCTCGGCCCTGGCCCTGGCGCGCGGCGAGGCGGGGCCTCAGGCCGATCTCAACGGCGGCTTCAATCGCCAGCGGGCCAACCTGCAGGCCTTCGGCTTCACCGGCTTCGGTGACGTGCAGCTCAGCAACCCGACCTTCAGCCTCTATTCGGTCGGCGGCGGAATCTCCTACGATCTCGACATCTTCGGCGGCGAACGGCGCAAGCTGGAGGGCGCGGCGGCGCGTCTGGAGGCGCAGGCGCGCCGAACCGACGCGGCCTATCTGTCGCTGACCGCCAACGTCGCCCTGCAGGCGGTGACCATCGCCACCCTCCAGGCCCAGATCGACGCGGTCGAGGGAATGATCGCCGACGACGAGGCCAACGTCGAACTGGTGCGCAAGGCCAACGCGCTTGGCGGCTCGACCCGAACCGCTAAGGTCGCCGCCGAGACCCAGCTCGAGGCCGACCGTGCGCTGCTGCCGCCGCTGCGCGGCGAACTCTCGGCCGCCCGCCACGCCCTGGCCGTGCTGGTGGGCAAAGCGCCGGCCGATTGGGCCGCTCCCGAGTTCAAGCTGGCCGAAATGGGCCTCAGCTCGGAGATCCCGGTGACCCTGCCTTCGGAACTCGTGCGAAAGCGGCCGGACATTCTGGCCGCCGAGTCCGACCTGCACGCCGCCACCGCCGACATCGGCGTGGCGACCGCCGACCTTTATCCGAAGATCGGCCTCAGCGCGTCGATCGCCCAGGGTTCGCTGAAGCCGGACGACCTGTTCTCCTACGACGCCACCGGTTGGAACATCGGCGCGGGCCTGACGGCGCCGCTGTTCAACGGTGGGGCGCTCAAGGCGCGGCGCCAGCAGGCGCGCGAGGCTGCGGCGATCGCTTCGGCCCGCTACCAGCAGACCGTGCTGACCGCCTTCGGCCAGGTGGCCGACGCCATGTCGGCCCTGGCCGCTGACGACGAGGCGATCACCGCTCAGCAGCGAGTCTCGGAACAGGCCGAGGAACATCTGCGCCTGGCCAAGCTCGCCTTCCAGAATGGCGGCGGCGGCTTCCTCGAGGTGCTCGACGCCCAGCGCAGCTCGCACAACGCCCAGTCGGCGCTGGCGCGCGCCGAGGGCCAACGCCTGGCCGACGCCGTCCGCCTGTTCGCCGCCACCGGCGCCGACTGGCGTCAGGCTTCGGCCAGCGCCGATTGA
- a CDS encoding LysR family transcriptional regulator, with the protein MNDTHLRNLDLNLMRVFVALLEEESATRAGEQLGLTQSAVSHALGRLRAALGDDLFVRGPLGLRATPRAAEMGGAVRAALKLLEEAIAPAFDPETTQRVFNVAASAYACSVLMPAVVKRLLVEAPGAKLHLASPTSHLAEDLDRGRLDMALGGFDHVAERFTHTPLFEDTGVWVIRSGHPALEHGVSDEVLAALPRLVIGAPDPRETTQGRGVGLQRIANWSEEYALGGVSLREVDSPISVPDPYSALVMVADTDVAALLPRRLAQLAEQGGRAVLIEPSREPTPFVVGAVVRSGETGAVEWLLRLVCEVAAEL; encoded by the coding sequence ATGAATGATACTCATCTTCGTAATCTCGATCTGAACCTCATGCGGGTCTTCGTGGCCTTGCTGGAGGAGGAGAGCGCCACGCGGGCGGGCGAGCAACTGGGCCTGACCCAATCGGCGGTCAGCCACGCCCTTGGCCGGCTGCGGGCGGCGCTGGGCGACGACCTCTTCGTTCGCGGCCCGCTGGGCCTGCGCGCCACGCCGAGGGCCGCGGAGATGGGCGGGGCGGTGCGCGCGGCCCTGAAGCTGCTGGAGGAGGCGATCGCCCCGGCCTTCGACCCGGAAACCACCCAGCGGGTCTTCAACGTGGCGGCCAGCGCCTATGCCTGTTCGGTGCTGATGCCGGCCGTGGTCAAGCGGCTGCTGGTCGAGGCGCCCGGCGCCAAGCTGCACCTGGCCAGCCCCACCTCGCACCTGGCCGAAGACCTCGACCGCGGCCGGCTGGACATGGCGCTGGGCGGCTTCGACCATGTCGCCGAACGCTTCACCCATACGCCGCTGTTCGAGGACACCGGGGTCTGGGTCATCCGCTCGGGCCACCCGGCGCTGGAGCATGGAGTCAGCGACGAGGTGCTGGCCGCCCTGCCCCGGCTGGTCATCGGGGCGCCCGACCCGCGCGAAACCACCCAGGGCCGAGGCGTCGGCCTGCAGCGTATCGCCAACTGGAGCGAGGAATACGCCCTGGGCGGGGTGAGCCTGCGGGAGGTCGACAGCCCGATCAGCGTGCCCGACCCCTATTCGGCCCTGGTGATGGTGGCCGACACCGACGTCGCCGCCCTGCTTCCGCGCAGGCTGGCGCAACTGGCCGAACAGGGCGGCCGGGCGGTGCTGATCGAACCGAGCCGCGAACCGACCCCGTTCGTCGTCGGGGCGGTGGTGCGCAGCGGCGAGACCGGCGCGGTCGAGTGGCTATTGAGGCTGGTCTGCGAGGTGGCGGCCGAGCTTTAG